GAGGGGCTAGTTCAGGGTCTTTATTAATAAATGTTCCCAATTCTGTCCCTTTAACAATCGGATTAGACACTCATATTAGTAATATTGATCATTTTAATACAGGAACAGGAGGTACTGCAGTAAATATAGATGGTTTAAAAACAACTAGAGTAGATGGTTTTAGGTTTAGTTTTATTGAACAAGGAGATAGTTCGGTTTTAGATAACATAACTTTTGTAGACACAGGGAACCCTAATACATCAGGGGCAATACATTTAACAATTACTTATTTAACAAACGTATACACTCCTTAAATCAAACTAAAGTTTATAGCCACTAACAATAGTTTTTAGTGGTTCTTTTCTAGTAAAAATTTTAGTGTTTTTTGTTGTTCTAAGGAAGTTTTAATTGCCAGGTTGAGTGCAGTCGAAATCTATCTTTTTTGAGAATAACAAACACCTTTTAACCTAAAACATCAATGCTATGAATTTTTTTAAAACGAAAACCGATAGGTTACTATTGGGGGCAATTATATTATTGTTACTCATTAATTTATTTACAAAGCAAAAAGAAAAAAGAGTACCGCAAGAACCTAAAATAACTATTGTAAGAGATACCGTTTGGCAAACCAAAATAGATACGTTTAAAGTTCAAACAGTAAAATATAAAAAGGTATATGTACATAAGAATGATGTCACCAAAATTATAAAAGATACCATTTTTATAAAAGATACCACCAATTATATAGCTGCTAAAATATACAGAGATACCCTAAATAATACTGATGTAGAAATTTATAGTTATGATTTGGTAAAAGGAAAATTGTTAGACAGTCAACTTTCATATAAACTTAAAGTACCTCGAGAAATTACCATTACAAAAACAATAGAGCATCCGAAAACTTATAGAAGCGGATTATACCTCTTTTCGGAAGTTGGAGGAAATGCGCAAACTTTTGACAATCTAAGTTTTGGTTTACAATACAACAGAAAAGGAAAATGGTTTGCAAGCTACAGAGTCAATTTAAATCAGATACAACAACCAACACATAATGTTGGAGTTGGAGTTCGATTGTTTGACTAAAAAAGAGAAAAAGAATGAATAAAGTAATAACCACAAAAGATCTTGTCAACTACTTAAAAATCCCAGATTTTATACAAAAAGTAAACCAAGAGATCGTAGTCGTAAAAATAACAAAAGAAAAAGAAAAGTTTCAAGAATAAGTATATGATATTAAAAGTATAGATGTCAAAGCAGTTTGGAATGCAAAAGAGGGTAGATTTGTACAAGGTAATAAAGGATTACAAGAATTAAATTTAATAGAATAATGGAAATAAAATATTTAGAGAAATTAGTTGAAAATTCTACTATTGGAAAATCAACGATTAGAGGGGTTTCAGAAAAAGAAATAGATAAAATAGAGGAAAAGTATGGTATAAAATTTCCTCAAGCTTATAGAGAGTTTTTGTTTTTAGCAGGAGATTATTGTGGTGCTTTACCATTATATGATACAGCAGATTTAAAAACAATAGGATCGGACTGGCACCAAGAAATCATGAAAGAAACAATGGAGGAGTTTGGAACAGAAATAGAAAAACCTTTTTGGTTATATGCTGAAAGTAATGGGTGTGAGCAGTTTGTTTTTTTCTATTTAGATGAAGGAGATGATCCATATATTTATGTTGTAGATTATGACCATAATAGCAATTATGAAAAACAAAAAATAGTTAAATCTGAATATACTTTTAGTAAAGGGATAGAAGGAGCTATAAAACAAGCTTATGATATTGTTGAAAAAGGTCTTTGGTAAAATTTTTTCAGCAATGAAAAAGCCACCCGTAAACAGGTGGCTTTTCTTGTTTTGTAAAGTTTAATGTTTTTATTAATTTCAAATACGAAACACAGCAATTAGTTAAACATGATAATGCAGTAACTTTAAAGAAAAATGTTAGCTATCTCGATTTTTCCGACCAATAAAAAAACTATGTAAAGGCCATGGCGGTACAAGATATTATTTCCTATACCTATAAAGATATTTTTAGTTTGCAAACAGTACAGTTTGAAAAAGCTTGTGTGGTAAATGAACCGGAACAAATGCAACAACTAAAAATTATATGGATAAAAGAAGGAAAAGGTACTTATAACATCGACTTTAAAACCTACTCTTTTTCAAATGGAGTGTTGTTTTTTTTATCACCAGGACAAGTGTTTTCTGTAGAATCTGAAAAGATAAAAGAAGCCTATCAACTAAGTTTTCATAAAGATTTCTATTGTATTCAAAATCATGATGCTGAAATTTCTTGTAATGGAGTGTTGTTTAACAATGTATATGAAACACCCCTAATAAAACCCGAAGAAGCAGATGTTGTTAAGTTAGATATGATTATTGATAATATGATTGAAGAATTTCAACAAAAAGAAGCTGCTCAATATGACATGTTACAAGCCTATTTAAAACAATTTATTATTTCAGCAGTTCGAATTAGAAAAGAGCATGATGTTGTAAAAGATGATACAGAAACCAAATTATTCAAAGATTTTAGCATACTCGTAGAGCAAAACTTTAAAAAACTACACAGCGTAACAGATTATGCAAATAGATTAGGTATTTCGCCAAAATCACTTACCAAACATTTTCAAAAGATAGGTGTACAAACACCAAGCGACTTTATTAAAAACAGAATTATTACTGAAGCCAAAAGACAGCTGTTATATTCTTCAGAAGCTGTAAAACATATCGCTTTCGACTTAGGGTTTAATGACCCAGCATATTTTTCAAGATTCTTTACTAAAACTACAGGAAAGTCTCCAAAACAATTTCAAAAAGAAAAAACCACGCTGTAATACACACGTGGATTTTTTGGGGATTAATGAAATAAGGGGAATAAAAAATGTTTCGCAAAAGTAAATTGCATTTTAATTTTTAATGTTAAGAAAAGATTAAGAAATAAAAAAACTCGCAACTTTGGGGGCTACGAGTCGTAAGGGGTTTACATTAGGGGAATGTATAGAGGGGATCTATTATTCATATTTACACTACAAAGATATAAGGTTTTTACAATCAACCAATTAACATAGGTTAATAAATGTGTTTTTAGAAAAAAAACAGGATAAACACTGTAAGATAAAGCACAAAAAAAACTCGTAATACTTGGGGTACACGAGTTTAAGGGGTTTACTATTATAGGGGAAATATATAGAGGGGAATCTATATATAGATGCAACAAATATACATGAGATTTACAATTAAGCAATTAACATATGTTAATAAATGAAAAATATGTAAAATAAATGTTGTCCAAGTATAAGGAACTTTTGTCCATTTTTTGAGGTGTATTCTCGTCGCATCTTTGTATCAGAAATTTTAACCAAGGATTATTTGGTTAACAAAAAAAGAAGAAAGATGAAAGAACAAATAAACATTCAATGCCCTAACTGTTGGGGATACCAAGAATACGATGAGCAATTCTCAGATAGAGAATTATGTAACTGTAAATAATAATAACCTAAAAAAATCTATAAAAATGAGTACAAGAATTCAAACATTAAATCCAGAAACAACTACAGGAGCGTCAAAAGAATTATTTGATGCAGTACAAGGTAAATTAGGATTCATTCCTAACTTAATTAAGGTAATGGGAAATTCTCCAGCTTTATTAAAAACATATTTGACTTTAGGAGAGTTAAATGGAGAAGGAAACTTTTCTAATAAGTTTAGAGAGCAATTGGCCTTGGCTATTGCAGAAGAAAATACATGTAACTACTGTTTATCTGCCCATACAGCCATAGGAAAAATGAATGGTTTAACTGAAGCAGAAACTGTTGAAAATAGAAAAGGATTGTCTTCAGATGCAAAAGTACAAGCAGCACTAAACTTTGCACAACTTGTTACTAAGAATAGAGGAAATGTTACTTCTGATCAAATTGCTGAGGTAAAAGCGGCAGGATATAATGATGAAGATATTTTAGAAATCTTATTAAATGTTGTAGTAAACACATTAACAAATTACGTAAATCACATAGCAGAAACTGAAGTTGATTTTCCAAAAGTAGAAGCAGGAAAGTTTTCAGTGGAAGCATAACCTAAATTATAAACTTAAAATAATATACAAATGAGAAAAATAATAGCAATTTTAGTAGTAGTGATGGGATTCGCATTCCAAGCACAAGCACAAGAAGTAAAAACAGTTTCTTTAGAGCAAACTAAAGGAGAGTTTACCCAAAAATCAATCACTTTAGAAGAAGGAACATACATTTTTGAGATTTCAAACTCTAATGTTGGTCATGATGTAGGATTTGTGTTAGCTCCGAAAGGAAAAACCGACCAAAAGCACCATATCAAGAATGCATATGTTACTTCATTAGTTAAAAATAACTCTAAATCAACATCAAAGAAAGTAGCATTAACAAAAGGCGAGTATGTATATTTCTGTCCGTTAAATCCGACTCCTCAATATACATTACGAGTAGAATAGGTAGATTTTAAAGTTTAATGCTAAGACTCCCACTTTTGGTGGGAGTTTTTTTTGATACATAAAAAAGCCAGATCAATGTAAATTAATCTGGCTTTTTAGAAACGGTACGTTTTTTATTTATTCATAATGTCTTCAATTTCTTCTGCTTCTATAGGAATATTGCGCATTAAATTAAATGGTTCACCAGTTTCTTGGATGACAACATCATCTTCTAAACGGATTCCAAACCCTTCGTCAGGAATATAAATTCCAGGTTCTACAGTAAACACCATATTCGCTTGCATTGGTTCGTGCAATAGTCCATAGTCATGCGTATCTAACCCTAAATGATGAGAAGTACCATGCATAAAATACTTTTTATAGGCTGGCCAGTTCGGATCTTCATTAGCAACATCAGCTTTGTCTATTAAGCCTAACCCTAACAATTCAGAAGTCATAATTTTTCCTACTTCTACATGATAGTCTGCCCAAATAGTTCCAGGTACAAGCATTTTAGTAGCTTCATTTTTTACTCTGTTAACTGCATTGTAAACCTCTTTTTGTCGGTCTGTAAAACGTCCAGAAACAGGAATCATACGAGACATATCTGATGAGTAATTTGCATATTCTGCTCCTACATCTAATAAAATTAAATCACCAGCTTTACACTGTTGGTTGTTTTCGATGTAGTGCAAAACATTGGCATTATTTCCACTGGCAATAATTGGTGTGTATGCAAATCCTTTAGAACGATTTCTTAAAAATTCATGAGCAAACTCTGCTTCGATTTCATATTCCCAAACACCTGGTTGTACAAACTCTAGAGCTCTGCGATATCCTTTTTCTGTAATGTTACACGCTTGTTGCATTAACTCAAGCTCAATAGCGTCTTTTACAGAACGTAAACGTTGTAAAATAGGATTACTTTTAGCTACTGAATGAGCTGGATATTTATTTAATAACCATTTTGTAAAACGAGCTTCGCGCGTTTCTGTTTCTACAGAAGCACGATAATGTTCGTTGGTATTAATGTAAACCGTATCTGCCAAGGCCATCATTTCTGCAAGTACCTTTTCTAAATCTTGTAACCAAAAAACGGTTTTAATTCCGCTCGTTTCAAAAGCTTTTTCTTTAGTAAGCTTTTCTCCTTCCCAAACAGCAATATGCTCGTTAGTTTCTCTTAAAAAAAGAACCTCTCTAAGGTTTTCTTTTGGACAATCAGGAAAAACAACTAATATGCTTTCTTCCTGATCTACACCACTTAAATAAAAAATATCTCTATGTTGTTGAAAAGGTAAGGTAGAATCTGCACTAACTGGATAAATATCGTTTGAATTAAAAACAGCTAAACTATTTGGCTTCATTTGCGCCATAAAGTTTTTACGATTTTTAATAAATAACTGGCTGTTTATAGGATGGTATTTCATAATTGTTTCAATTTATTGTAAAGTTGTTTTCAAAAATACAGAAACAATTTATGTAAAATTAAGCCATTTGGCACTATTTGATAAGTTTTCGAATTCTACTCATATGTCTTGTGGAAATTCCTAAAAAAGAAGCCAAATAATGTAACGGAACTGTTTGTAATAATTCAGGTTCTGTTGTAAGTAATTTTTGATAACGCTCTTCTGGAGACAATGTAAGTAAGTCAATTCTATAATCATCAATTAGAAAAATCTGATTTTCAATCAAATTGAAATAAAATTGATGGAAAGCTTTGTTGCTTTTTAAAAGCTCTTTAAAATCTGTTACGGAAATAACCCAGAGTGTACATTCGCTTAAAGCTTTGATGTTTTTGCGAGAAGGCTTTTTGTGTAAGAAGCTTTGCAGGGCTGAGGTACAGGTGTTTTTTAAACCGAGATAGGTGGTTTTCTCTTCACCAGAAATTTCTATGGAATGTTGAAGGATACCACTTTCTATAAAGCAAAAGTATTTACATACATTACCTTCTTTTACGAAATATTCATTTTTACCAAGAGTTATTGATTTAAAGCAAGAAACGATTTCAGGAATGAACTCGTTTAAAGAATTTTCTTTGATAACAAGTTGTAAGTATGTTTGCAAAGGTGTCACTTAAAAACAGAATTAAAAAGTATGTTTTAAAGGTATAAAAAAAGCCCAACAAAATGTTAGGCCTTGTTCGTTTTATGTTGCTAATTATTTCTTCATGGCAGACTTAATTAAACCAATAATAACCATTAAGACAGCACCTCCAACACCACTACCTGCAATGTTTCCAATTATACCTGAAATGTCAATATTTAGCATACCTAACAGTTGGGAACCTAATCCTCCACCAAGTATACCCACTACTGAGTTCCACAGTGTACCCATTGAAAACTTTTTTAGCAAAGCACCTGCAATATTACCACCTACGGCACCACTTAATAAGCTAATAATTAATTCCATAATTTGTTGTTTTTAATTAGTTAATAGATAATAAATTAACAATAATTTAATTAATAAAGCAAATTGAGGTTAAGTGCGGTTGTTGAAAAACACTTATGATAACTTTAACAAAATCAAACATTTAAATGAGTAACTTTGAGAAAAACCAGTAATATGAGAACAATTGTTGTTATTTTAGTTGTTGCATTTTCTGCAAATATTTTTTCTCAAGAAAAAAAACTAGCAGTGAAAGAAGTAACTGAAGCTGCTAGTAATTATATCAATACTTTTTACAAAGCAGATACCACTTTAGCTTATAAAAGTGTACATCCAAAACTTAGAAAAGTTGGATGGTGGTTTAACAAGAAGAAAGAGCAATATTCAAATGCTTCTGAAATGTCTTTTGATCGACTGATTGGTTTAGCAAAAAGATGGAATGCAAAAGGAGATAGAGCAAATGATAATAGTATACAAAAAGTAGAAATTTTAGATGTATGTGATAAAATTGCAGTGGCAAAAGTTACCGCAGTTTGGGGAATTGATTATTTAAATATGGTACATACAAAAGATGGCTGGAAAATAATCAATATTGTATGGCAATCTGAACCTAAATTTTCAATAAGAGAATAAAATCTTAGCTTCCAAAATGAAATAATGCATCTCCCATATTAACAATTGGGAAGTTGTTTTTTGCAATAATGTATCCGTCTTTTTGAGCTCTTACAGGGAAATTAGTTTCACCGTAGGTGTCCATAATGTTACCAAGAATTTCGCCTTTTTTAACATGAGCTCCATTATTAACTTTAGTATTAAAAATACCTGCCACGCGAGCGCGAATCCATTTTCTTGATTGGATGTGAATTGTTTTTTTTCCTTCAGACACAACTACGCTTTCATGAATCATTTTAAAATGTTTAAGAATACGCAATGTTCCATTGATTCCCTCTTGAATAGCATTTTCTTCTAGTCGTAAAGACTCACCACCTTCATAAACAATAACAGGAATGTTGTTTTTATAACATTCATTTCTAAAAGATTTTGCAATTAATTTCGAGCCAAACATAAGAGGAGCATTAAACAACTTGGCAAGTTTAAACCCTCGCTCATCTTCAGGAGTAAATCGTATTTGAGGAAAATTATTGCGTTGTGCTCCGCCTGTATGAAAATCGATAGCGAAATCTACATTTTTAATAATCTCTTTCATTAAGTAATACGCCATTCTACTAGCTAAAGAACCCTTTCTTGACCCTGGAAAACTTCTATTTACATCTTTTCCATGCATATCTCTAGAGAGATTTAAGAAACCAAAAACATTCAGTAATGGAACAACAATAACACATCCTCGATGTATTTTATAAGACTTGTCAATTAGCATTCTACGAACTAATTCTACACTATTTACTTCATCTCCATGCAATCCTCCTTGAAGTAAAACAGTAGGGCCTGGTTCTTCACCATTAAAAACATATACTGGAATTTCTATTAAAGTACCTGTGGGTAATCGATCTACAGGTATCTTGATGAGTTTAGATTCTCCTAATTCAATTTTTTGCCCCCTAATTTCTACGATCTCGTTTTTATATGCTTTTTGAAACATGCTCTTCTAAAAATTTAACAATAGCTCTGGCTATATCTACTTTGGTATACGCTTCAATTCCTTGTAAACCAGGAGTCGAATTTACTTCAATAAGTAAAGGACCTCGTTTTGATCGAATCAAATCTACTCCGGCTATGTCAAGATTTAGAAGTTGAGCAGCTTTTATCGCTATTTCTTCTTCTTCTGGAGTCAAGTCAATTTTAAACCCACTACCACCTCTATGAATATTAGAACGAAAATCATCTTCAAGTCCCTTGCGTTTCATTGCGGCTACGACTTTATTACCAACTACAAAAGCACGAATGTCTTCACTATTACTTTCTTTGATAAACTCTTGAAGCAAAATATGTGTATTGGTACTATACATGGTATCGATTATAGATTTAGCCGATTTTTTACTTTCAGCTAAAATTACACCAGAACCGTGGGTGCCTTCTTGCAGTTTTATAATGATAGGAGCACCTCCTAGCAAGTCAATTTGTTCGCCAATATTTTCTGGATTTACAGAAAAAAGAGTACTTGGAATTGGTATAGATTCTTTATTCATAATCTGTAAAGTGCGCACTTTATTTTGTGCTCTCAAAATTCCTAAGGAAGAAGCAGTGGTATACACATTGTTCATTTCAAATTCTTTGACAACATCTGAACCGTGGCGAGTTGCTGAAGCGCCTATTCTAGGAATAATAATATCAGCTTTTTCACTAATGTTTTCACCGTCGTAAAAAATTTGATGTTCTCCTTTGCTAAGCTTGATTGAGCATTTTAAATGATTAATAACGTTAACCTTATGCCCGCGTCTTTTAGCTTCTTTAAATATTCTTTGTGTAGAATATATATATTCACCAACCGAGAGAATAAAAATGTTCATAGCTTAAAATAATTGTGCTCTCACAAATCTAATCTTTTATTTTTTATGTTACGAAAAGAATTTAGTATCTGTTAATTTTTTTGATTTAAGATAGTGATGTAGTAACTTCATCCCTTTCTAAACCAAACTCTAATGAAACAAATTATATGTGGATTAGGTTTTTTACTAACCACCACAACCATAATAGCTCAAAATTCAGCTACTTCAGCAGCAATAGTTCAAAAAGCACTTGAGCAAAAGGCACAACTAACCCAAAAATCAACGGTAAAAAATATACCTTTTGAAAATATAGGTCCAACAGTAATGAGTGGACGTGTAGTTGATATTGATGTAAACCCAAATAATACTACAGAGTTTTATGTAGGTTATGCCTCAGGAGGTGTTTGGTATACCAATAACAATGGAACCACGTTTACACCTGTTCTAGATAGTTCTCCAACGCAAAATGTTGGTGATATTGCTGTAGATTGGAAAAATGGAACACTATGGGTTGGTACAGGAGAAAACAATTCATCTCGCTCATCATATGCTGGAATTGGAATTTTAAAGTCTATCGATAAAGGGAAAACCTGGGTTAATGTAGGTTTACATGATTCTCATCACATAGGAAGAATTTTACTAAATCCGAATAATCCAGATGAAGTAGTAATTGGAGTCATAGGACATTTATATTCGTCAAATGTAGAAAGAGGAATTTTTAAAACTACGGATGGCGGGAAAACATGGAAAAAGACCTTATTTATTAACGAAAATACAGGTGTTATAGATGTACAGCAAGCTCCAGATAATTTTAATGTGCTGTATGCAGCAGCATGGGAACGTGATAGAAAAGCTTGGAACTTTGATGGAGATGGAAGAAACTCTGCAATATATAAATCAACTGATGCAGGAACTACTTGGACAAAAGTGTCCGAAAACAATGGTTTTCCAAATGGAGATGGAGTTGGTAGAATAGGATTGGCAGTTTTTGATGAGAACACAGTGTACGCTTTTCATGATAGCCAATTCCGCAGAAAAAAAGAAAATAAAAAGAAAGGAGATTCAAAAGCATTGTCGAAAGATGACTTTAAAACAATGACGGTTTCTGAGTTTTTAAGCTTAAAGGATAAAAAATTAAATACCTATTTAAAAGCAAATGGGTTCCAAGAAAAATATCGAGCCGAAAATGTAAAGCAAATGGTACGAGCGGGATCTGTAAAACCTATTGACTTAGCAAAGTATTTAGAAAATGCAAACGCCTTATTATTTGATACTCCAGTAATTGGAGCTGAGGTTTTTAAAACAGACAATGGAGGTAAATCATGGAAGAAAACACATGAAGGATATTTAGATGATCTTTACTATTCATATGGATATTACTTTGGAGAAGTACGTGTAGACCCACAAGATAAAAATGCAATTTATGTGTTAGGAGTTCCAATATTAAAATCGAAAGACGGAGGAAAAACCTTTACTTCTATTAGTAAAGAAAATGTGC
The sequence above is a segment of the Tenacibaculum sp. 190130A14a genome. Coding sequences within it:
- a CDS encoding SMI1/KNR4 family protein; this translates as MEIKYLEKLVENSTIGKSTIRGVSEKEIDKIEEKYGIKFPQAYREFLFLAGDYCGALPLYDTADLKTIGSDWHQEIMKETMEEFGTEIEKPFWLYAESNGCEQFVFFYLDEGDDPYIYVVDYDHNSNYEKQKIVKSEYTFSKGIEGAIKQAYDIVEKGLW
- a CDS encoding helix-turn-helix domain-containing protein, which codes for MAVQDIISYTYKDIFSLQTVQFEKACVVNEPEQMQQLKIIWIKEGKGTYNIDFKTYSFSNGVLFFLSPGQVFSVESEKIKEAYQLSFHKDFYCIQNHDAEISCNGVLFNNVYETPLIKPEEADVVKLDMIIDNMIEEFQQKEAAQYDMLQAYLKQFIISAVRIRKEHDVVKDDTETKLFKDFSILVEQNFKKLHSVTDYANRLGISPKSLTKHFQKIGVQTPSDFIKNRIITEAKRQLLYSSEAVKHIAFDLGFNDPAYFSRFFTKTTGKSPKQFQKEKTTL
- a CDS encoding carboxymuconolactone decarboxylase family protein; its protein translation is MSTRIQTLNPETTTGASKELFDAVQGKLGFIPNLIKVMGNSPALLKTYLTLGELNGEGNFSNKFREQLALAIAEENTCNYCLSAHTAIGKMNGLTEAETVENRKGLSSDAKVQAALNFAQLVTKNRGNVTSDQIAEVKAAGYNDEDILEILLNVVVNTLTNYVNHIAETEVDFPKVEAGKFSVEA
- a CDS encoding plastocyanin/azurin family copper-binding protein, which produces MRKIIAILVVVMGFAFQAQAQEVKTVSLEQTKGEFTQKSITLEEGTYIFEISNSNVGHDVGFVLAPKGKTDQKHHIKNAYVTSLVKNNSKSTSKKVALTKGEYVYFCPLNPTPQYTLRVE
- a CDS encoding aminopeptidase P family protein — protein: MKYHPINSQLFIKNRKNFMAQMKPNSLAVFNSNDIYPVSADSTLPFQQHRDIFYLSGVDQEESILVVFPDCPKENLREVLFLRETNEHIAVWEGEKLTKEKAFETSGIKTVFWLQDLEKVLAEMMALADTVYINTNEHYRASVETETREARFTKWLLNKYPAHSVAKSNPILQRLRSVKDAIELELMQQACNITEKGYRRALEFVQPGVWEYEIEAEFAHEFLRNRSKGFAYTPIIASGNNANVLHYIENNQQCKAGDLILLDVGAEYANYSSDMSRMIPVSGRFTDRQKEVYNAVNRVKNEATKMLVPGTIWADYHVEVGKIMTSELLGLGLIDKADVANEDPNWPAYKKYFMHGTSHHLGLDTHDYGLLHEPMQANMVFTVEPGIYIPDEGFGIRLEDDVVIQETGEPFNLMRNIPIEAEEIEDIMNK
- a CDS encoding Crp/Fnr family transcriptional regulator, with the translated sequence MTPLQTYLQLVIKENSLNEFIPEIVSCFKSITLGKNEYFVKEGNVCKYFCFIESGILQHSIEISGEEKTTYLGLKNTCTSALQSFLHKKPSRKNIKALSECTLWVISVTDFKELLKSNKAFHQFYFNLIENQIFLIDDYRIDLLTLSPEERYQKLLTTEPELLQTVPLHYLASFLGISTRHMSRIRKLIK
- a CDS encoding nuclear transport factor 2 family protein, which codes for MRTIVVILVVAFSANIFSQEKKLAVKEVTEAASNYINTFYKADTTLAYKSVHPKLRKVGWWFNKKKEQYSNASEMSFDRLIGLAKRWNAKGDRANDNSIQKVEILDVCDKIAVAKVTAVWGIDYLNMVHTKDGWKIINIVWQSEPKFSIRE
- a CDS encoding succinylglutamate desuccinylase/aspartoacylase family protein, yielding MFQKAYKNEIVEIRGQKIELGESKLIKIPVDRLPTGTLIEIPVYVFNGEEPGPTVLLQGGLHGDEVNSVELVRRMLIDKSYKIHRGCVIVVPLLNVFGFLNLSRDMHGKDVNRSFPGSRKGSLASRMAYYLMKEIIKNVDFAIDFHTGGAQRNNFPQIRFTPEDERGFKLAKLFNAPLMFGSKLIAKSFRNECYKNNIPVIVYEGGESLRLEENAIQEGINGTLRILKHFKMIHESVVVSEGKKTIHIQSRKWIRARVAGIFNTKVNNGAHVKKGEILGNIMDTYGETNFPVRAQKDGYIIAKNNFPIVNMGDALFHFGS
- a CDS encoding RimK family alpha-L-glutamate ligase, giving the protein MNIFILSVGEYIYSTQRIFKEAKRRGHKVNVINHLKCSIKLSKGEHQIFYDGENISEKADIIIPRIGASATRHGSDVVKEFEMNNVYTTASSLGILRAQNKVRTLQIMNKESIPIPSTLFSVNPENIGEQIDLLGGAPIIIKLQEGTHGSGVILAESKKSAKSIIDTMYSTNTHILLQEFIKESNSEDIRAFVVGNKVVAAMKRKGLEDDFRSNIHRGGSGFKIDLTPEEEEIAIKAAQLLNLDIAGVDLIRSKRGPLLIEVNSTPGLQGIEAYTKVDIARAIVKFLEEHVSKSI